In the Populus trichocarpa isolate Nisqually-1 chromosome 1, P.trichocarpa_v4.1, whole genome shotgun sequence genome, ATCATAATGGAGATAACACAAACCCTCTGCTGCTCCAAGACCAATATTATATCTAGCATTCCAGTCCAATGAACATGTTTGGACACTGCCAATAAACATTTTTGGACACTGCCAATAAGGTGATCTCCAAAGCTCCCATTTGTCATATATTCATATAGGAGAATATTGTAGTCCTGATGGTAGCAGAAGCCAAAGAGCTTAACAAGATTACGGTGTCTAATGTTTCCGAGGGTCAGTATCTCAGAACGGAAGCTGTGGTCACAACTAACTACTTCACCGCGAGACTTCAGCTTTTTTTACGGTGATTACCTCTATTAGTTTAGTATGTGATATAGCTAATTGATTAGTTAcatgtgatattattatatttatataaatatatatatttattattaataaaaactttatttatttttaataatcatattagattgatgaatctaatatttgatttatggatcaagagtaaagataaaattcataagacaaaaatactttgtaaagaaaattataaagttgttataattataagatttttattgcatcaaaccattattcctaaaatattctTGGTCAATACTCTCTTAAATATTAGATATTCATTAGAGTTGTAGAGTAGTGtacatattatatattttttttatgacaagaaacagttgttctcataagctgaggtaCTAAGGATacataaaactaatatgtaggtatTTATTATAACATATGTATACTTGACTGACCCGTATGAGAACTCCATATGAAGAGATCATCTATATGTATAGAAAGGCTATTGTAACGACCACGTAAGTGATCCTTAAACATGAGatcactaatttattttatatacagaATATTATACTTTGTttatgttacatgttatcttaatcgaggtaacaAAAGGACAGACATTaagtataacataaactatatgaagatactcaagtgatcaagagaggattcatcaccctaaatgaattagaaaaaaatatttcatatgttcttaaataatattaactgAGAAATTTTTGGCCAAggtagaatgagatttgaaaaatgtttcaaatcttattcaaacgatcaatgactattatgtaaagaataaacatgatttaacatgacaaacatacttcatgttttaatgttaaattagaacattattgatgaaatgatattaattacatttaaaaatcaattactgaaaggttaagtcaaaccactaataaCTGTTTTAATATTTAGGAGATCATGACACATTGCTAAACAATGCACccgatcttcaaatataaattaatcaattgttgaattgataataaattaaattgtttaatttatttaattttacttaattaaaattaaaatttatatttggatcaaTATATTAAGAACTTAATGGGTCACCTATATTAAAAACTatcgataaaaaattaaactgagatgatttaattaagtatgatttgattaaaatatattttaaaaattgaggactagaatataatttatatatagattatatttctagacctaaaaaaatcaagtaaggacttgattgagttaatttctaaaattatctaaaattaatatatgaatattatatagagaacaaattgatattttgtcaatttatagggttttttatatttctctataaatagtaagCAATGCCTCTTATTTTTAGCAATTGTGAAAAAACTACACAagtaatacaataaaaatctaGCTTTTTAGGTATAACAATCTCTTAGATTTCTAATTAATAGTTCATGTGGATTATCGTTAGAAACCAGAAAATTAGACGACTTGTTGTTTGTgataacctaatttttaaagaattattcaaagcaaattaaaatcaatattctaAAAACtcccaaataattttaaattaatctaacaatattctaaaaactcccaaataattttgatttgttatttacACTGAGTGTATAACATATTCAGAACCTAACAACTTCACCATCGGCCATAAAAGCCTTGTACACTGTGCCACAGGCTCGCCTTCCTATAACTGCATCTTCTGCAAAATTTCCAGTAACATATTTACCAGAAGGTCATTATTGTCTACCACATCATGCCTTGTTGCATCTTTACGAGGAATAAAAGCAGGTTGACGACGCATCATAGCCCAGCAAATTCCCACTATGAAAAACAGAGAAGTAACCCAATAGCACCAGAAATAATGGCCACTAGTTCCGCTCTGGATGAACTCTCCTTGATCCAGTTTTTGTTAGGAGTAGGAAATGGGATCACTGGATGACAATGGTACGAACCTGATTTGCACGAGCCATTGTTGCCAGCAAAGTTTGTGAGAGTCCATTCGTAGAAATGCAGGATTATTTGGCACTGGTCCTCCCAGGTTACTTTTAGAAAGATTAATGCAGACTAGAAGGCTGAACAGCTCACTGAAAGATGCCAGGAACGTCACCAACAAGTTGGTTCTCGTTCAAGTAGAGTGATTCTAACAGCTGAAATTTCCCTAAATCAATGGGAATTGTACCAGAAAGACGATTATGGCTAATGTTGAGAGCAATCTGAAGACTATCAAGTTGACCAAGCTCGACAGGTATGGCACcagaaaaaaacatttcctcCCATTTGCAGCTCTGTCAGTCTGCTTAGACTGCTTAAGGTAATTGGAATTTCTCCGGTCAATCTGTTGTCTGAAAGCTTCTGGATTTCTACGTTCACTAGCTTGCCAATTTCTTCTGGAACAGAGCCTGTGAATTGGTTCCGACTAAGATCAAGCCTCTGAAGTCCCATGCAATTTCCCAAGTCACGAGGGGTATCTCCTGAGAGCCAATTGGAAGAAATGTTGAATGCAACAAGCTGTGTCAGGTTTCCTATCTCAGGAGGAATTTTCCTAGTAAAATAGTTATCTGACAAGTGCAACCTCTTCAAATTCCAGAGCTTGCCTACACCAGGGGGTAGAGACCCGGAGAATCGATTTTGATTTATATCAAGAGAAGAAAGATTGTGAAGTTGATATAAATCAACAGGGAGACTTCGAATACGCAGGTTACCACCTAGCATTAGCTGTTTAAGAGACTTGCAAGTTTTCAGACCAAAAGGCATGTTTCCAAACAACCTATTTGATCCAAGGCTCAAAAACATCAGTTTCTCATACTTGCATAGGTATGAAGGTATGTTAACAACAATATTGTTGTCAGATAAGTCAAGGACAGAGAGGTTACTATTATACCCAATGAGGAAAGGAATATGACCCTCAAGATAATTGCTGAAAAGCTGCAACTCCTCTAGATTTGTTAGGTTTTGAAACTCTAGAGGAATTGTACTTGTCGGATTATTTATAAACAGGTCAATGTTTTGTAACTGTGTGGACTCTCCAAGTTCCCTGGGAATACTTCCCTGAAGGTTATTCTCAAAAAGGTGAAGCAAGCGGAGATTAGGAATACAACCCAATTCTCAGAAAGATCTATCTCAAGAGCACCACTGCAATTTCCTAGTTCCCGAGGAATTGTTCCATTCAACAGGCTGGTATATATGTAAAGTTTCTATAGCTGCGATAGCTTGCCAAGTTCTCTTGGAAGAAAACCACTAAAGGAATTTTGATGCAATGCAAGCACCTCTAGGTTACTGATATTTCCTATCTCAGGAGGAATCTTCCCAGATAAAAGGTTTTGTCAAAGGATGAAAGTGGTAAGATTTTGAAATTTCTGAAGCTCCTTTGGAAGAGAACCTCGGAAGCTATTCTGTGCCAACCGGAGTATCTCTAAGGTCTCACATTCACTAATTTCAGGTGGTACGTATTGGACCCGTGAAGGAGTTCACACCTGCCAAGATGACCCTAAGATGTTTTAACTCACGGATTGATGCAGGAATTGTGCCTGTGAGATTATTGCTATAGATGACAAGCTCTTCGAGTGAAGTCCAATTTCCTATCTCCCTAGAGATTTCTCCGAATATGTAGTTCTCGCAGAAATAAAGCAGCTTAAGAGTGTTAAGTGAGCACAAATGTGCTGGAAATTGTCCAGACTGCGACACTGACCAAGATATATTGAGGAATGGGACACGAAAAGAAGTTAGAGGAGACATTTCTCAGCTAAACCAGGGAGATTACTACATATACTTACAGTTGTAGACAAACTACCAGACAAATTAAGGCCATGGAGATTCAAAGAAGTTACCTTAAGATTGGTAGAACAACCCACCCCCTTCCAATTCCTAGGAGTTGAGTCCAATGAATTCCACCTATGAAGATTCTTGTCAGGACCAACGACAGACTTTCTATGGAAATTCTTTGATCATCAATCAATAACATTCTTTCTTCTCCACCATTGTTGTTAGACCTGCCATTGCATTTTTCATCGTGTAATGATTTGCTTCTAGACCGTGATCTGTGTGTCTTCCCTTCTTGGTTAGAATTTATTcaagaaagtaaagaaaaaaagagtttaaacAAACTTACAGCAAATTTTCCTAGATTGTTTAGGACCTGGCCCTATTTGCAAATTTTCCCATATTGAGGCTTCAACTGTTGCCTGCCCCATTACAGAAACTTGGACTTGGACCTCTTATTGGCATGGAAATAATTGCTGTGTTTACCTCACATCCCTTCAATTGTCAAACATTCAAGAGGGTTCATTTTGTACCTGGATTAGTTTGATTAGCAAAACCTCTTTAAGATTTGACAAggttaatcaaattataaattattgcaTTATATCACATAAGTTTAGCCGGATTAATATCAAactatttcaaattaaaatacatgAGTTATGTTTTGGATCACAAATTTAACAGATGAACTTGTTAATCCAAGCaggatttagatattatttagtttttttttttttctcatgaccTGAAAAATCAACCTCATCCTAAACGCCAAAATGACATTTGCTGTTGAAAACTTGCATTACTTTGAGGAAAGGATGGATCGATTTGGAAAAGAAGATGATCACTACTCATGAGTCATGAGCACCGACTGTGTGTGTATTTCAACAGGGACAAAATTCAACAACTAAAAGTATGAATCTTCATTAATAGTAATCCGATCCATGTACAGtgtgtaaaagaaaaataataaggtaCCTCTCCAAAATTGACATATCTCGTCACCCTTCTATGATCTAATTATACAAAGTCCTCAAAGCTAAATGTATGATTTGGGATACCCTTACTGATTAATCAACTAAGCACATTTCCTAACCTTATAATGATGATAATTAGCATTGTAATGTTGGTTGTTATTCAAAAGATAATATCTTGGACTTGATCCCTTATTTCTCAACAAGTTGCCAAGACCGCCACCACCGCCACCAGTACCCTTCTTCCACAGCCTCCACCAACACTTCCTCCTAGGGGATGAAACACCCCCTAGCACGTGACCACTTGAGTGGCTCTTCCCTTTTTTTGCCACAAGCCCTCGAACCTCAGGTGGCTTATAGTTCCTTATCAAAGGCCACTtgatcccataaaaaaaagggtgtCTTTTAATATCTGTGGCACCCTTGGTGCACCCTAGCCTCTGCCTTGGATCCTTGACTAACAACTTCTCGATCAGATCCTTAGCCTCTTCCATTCCTTTACCTTCCCCTTCCATCACATGGAAGTTCACGTGCTTACTCGATGCTATATTGCGCAAGGTGCTCTCTTTACTCCCTCCCTTAAACGGTGTCGTTCCATACAATAATTCATAGACCAAAACCCCAAAAGCCCACCAATCCACTCCATTACCATGACCATTTCCAGACAACAACTCAGGAGCCAAGTACTCATGGGTCCCAACACATGATCTCGACAAAGCTTCCGTGGGCTCCGCCACAAACTCCTCCTCCACCACTTCCTCCTCCACTACTCCCCTCCGGCTAAACGTACCAAAACAATCACCCCCTCTTCTCATGGACCCCGCCATTCTTTTTCTGTGGACCCTTCTATCAAAAGTGGGAACAACATCAGCTTTGAAGCACAAATCGAAGTCAGACAACATTATATGACCATCTTCACGTAATAATATGTTCTCCGGCTTTAGATCCCGGTAAACAACACCTAGGGAATGCAAATACTCCAAAGCTACCAAGACCTCAGCAGCGAAGAACTTAACAGCCTGAACCGGTAACCGGTTAGCAGGCTGTTTACGTAGCAAAGAGTGAAGGTCTCCATTCGGGCAATAATCAATCAAAAGGCAGCTGTAATGAGAGACTTCAAGATGGGCATAGAGTGTAGGCAAGAAAGGGTGGTCTAGCATGGAGAGAATCTCACCTTCCATCTGAACTTGAGATagttttttcttggttaaaGAATCTTTATCCATAACTTTCAAAGCAAAGTTTGCATTGTTGAAGTCTCTAAGTTGGCAGAGAAAGACCCGGCCAAGATTTCCGGTACCAAGATGACGGAGGAGTTTGAGGTGGCGGAGGTGGAGTCTGCCATCTGTTGAGAGGCTGGTGGCTGTTTTTATAGCTGACCAATGCTGATCACATTTACGGTGGTGGAGAGAGCTTGTTGTTGTCATTGTGGTGGTGGAAAGGCCGTCGTTGAAGCTGAGAGTTAGACTAGAACGTGCACTTGAGGAGGCGAAAGTGCGGTCAGTGGCAGTGGAGGTGAAGCTGAAATCAAGATCGGTATCAGATGGGCAGCGATGAAGCTGGGTTTCTTCAATATCCATGGTTTTAGCGTGTGGAGAAAATTGGAGTAATGAGCTGGGGATATAAGGGCCGGCCGGCTGGCTTATAAAGAAGAGGGAGAGGGGAGGAGGTGAAGGGAATTAAATATGGTGGTTGGTTGACCAAAATAGAGATAGAGAGTAGGAGATGGAGATGGAAAGCAAATGGAAGATGCTGATAGGTTGACCCAATTgcaaatttcttgtttttaatggATCCTTATGTTATAAGATTTTGACGGTcacatttaatatattttcatttattcaaccatagtaaatatttttatgataatctaTATTAAATTCTATTTCAAGCAATCTTAAAAACACATTCATATATCAACTGGATatatatactataaaaaaatacattttttaaatgataatttcaaGAATagaacttcaaattaaaatgattaaacacttagaaaatagaaagatgagtaataaatcataaaaataataaaatttttgggGGAATAacataggttaaaaaaatatttgaaaactaGCATAGGTTTAaccaatcatgtttttaaatatcggttgtatttaaaatatattattttctaaataatcttccaataaatttgttttaccaTACTGTTTTAGAATATAGTAAAGACATTTTGTATATAAAGTGGAATTCGatggaaaaaaaagggtttattCTTACACTAACTTTTATAAGAATCGAATCTAAATAACATTATCTAAGTAATAAATCAGAAAAGTATAAAGTAACTACtcaaaataaactcaatttGTGTACTTCTAAAATCCATGCAAGAATTTCTACCACGTATGTAACTTCGAAGGGAAGAAACACCACGTTGTGGTATAAGAAGCCGAAAGGCTTGTGTGGCATAAACAGCTAAAACCtcgagaaataaaaaacaatttgtgccAAGAAAAATGGCTTAATTAGGCAAAAAGTCAGAGAGGGTGGTTCCAAGAATTAAGAAGGGGGGGAGCAACCGCGTCGTGGTGTTGGATTCTGTGCAAAATAAATTGCACTGAACACAAACAAAGGAGATAGGGAACCGAGCGAGGAGGCTGGCAACTGCTAAGTAGTCGGCTCTGTGCAGACACTTCCTTTAAGTTATGACTTTGATATTAACTtgttacttgttttttattagggtTAGGTCAGTTTCAACAAAATTTACGAGGACAGCAATAAAGTGTTGTCTACCTGGTTTGTCGACaaggtgatgcatggattcatCATCGTTCATAAGGGGATTTGAAATATGCCCATTTGAGTTCACACTTCCTGTAATTGTACCAGCACCGAGTCATGTAATACTGTTCAGTTGTCTCTATATCTTGTTTCAACTTCGACAAGTCTACGTCAcccagtattttttttaacaaaaaaaaaacaaagataaacatTGTTGTTAAATTGGCTCGAACCTATCCGAAAAGGAGCCTTTGAGTCATTAAGTTAACTTCTTGATAATCGAGAATTAACTATCTTTATTAAATTAGTagcattttgagtttttataagatattggcctgataaaatttgagagaatgataaaaacatgatatatGATATAGCTAGTCGAGTTAGTATCTTATTTGATTCAACTAGAAATATCTAATACAATTGAATCAAACGGTTGTGATGAGAAATAATTAAGAGAAATATACCTTTTTTTGTATGTATTCCTTTTATAATACAAgagttttttatacatatataaagaaaattttattggaaaatagAACTTGTTTGCTAATTAAATACATCATGAGTTCTTATTatcatgttaaattaataatcacaATAATCATATTGTTGGGTTCCCGAATATCATACACacagtgaaaataataaaacaaaattattttataatctctaAAACCTCgttagatagatctagagttgtttagggatttattacttgaagatctgattttctttggctttgaataattctttaaaggctgGGTTGttgcaaaatataaattgttCAATTGTCTGCCTTCAACAGTAACTCGCATGAATCATCAAtgagaaatcttctaaatccctatttagaagagagagattaTTATACCTAGGGTGCTAACTCTTTATTCTATGACTAACGTAATTTTTCTATCTAATAGACAACAACTCAACAAtcactatttatagaaaaatctgaaaaacattataaattagcaaaatatcaatttgtctcctggataatatccatatattaattgaggataattttagaaattaactcaatcaagtccttacttgatttttctaggtttagaaatataatccatgtattaattatattctagtccttaatttcaaaaatatattttaatcaagtcatacttaattaaatcatcctagtttaatttctgactaatgatTCGTCATGTGTGTGACCTATTAGATTTCTAATATGTTGACCccaatataaattctaattctaattaagtaaaattaaataaattaaacaatttaatttattatcaattcaacaattgcttaatttatatttgaagatcaagtacatcTTCTAGCAATGTGTTATGATCCTCTAAATActagaaaagtcattagtggtttgacttaacctttcagtggtTGTTTtcttagtataattaatattctttcatcaataatatcctaatttaacattaaagcatggagtttgtctgccatgttaaatcatgtttgttctctacattagttattgataatttaaataagatttgaaactcttttcaaatatcATTCCACTTTGGCCAaagatttctcagtcaataatatttgaaaacatacgtaatatttttcctaatttaCCTAGGGTTATGAATCATcttttgatcactcaaataccttcatataattcatgttatacccaaCGTATGCCCCTTCGTTACCTCAATTAAGATAGCATGTAATAAGATCAAAGCataatattctttatataagataatttagtgatctcaagtatAAAAATCACTTATACAACCGTCATGTGAGCCTTTCAGTAGATATAAGTGATctcttcatatgaaattctcatgcaaGTTAGTTCAATGCACATGTCTTATGCCAAGcatctacatattagttctaaatatatcttatacctcagcttatgagaacaattatttcttttcataaaagaaagaacataatatgtaccaatttttatttctctaataAATATCCAATATTTAAAAGATCATTGACCATGAACATTTTAGGAAcgatgctttgatgcaataagaatcctataactataacaactttataatttcctttacaaaatatttttatcccataaactttatctttactctagatttataaatcaaatattagatttattaatctaatattatatgaatattaaagataaattaagtctttattcataataaatatgtatttacacgAATATAATAATGTCACGGATAACCAACTGATTAACCACTGGgtatattaaactaacaatttCTCACTTGTACTAAAGTCAATCGTTGATATATCTAATACCATATTGCTCGATAtacaatatttatatctttcatttcattgatttaacaaatcaaatggaATTTTTTAAGTACTTATTTGGATCATTGATGAAACCTTGGTTCCTTTGCTTATACAATGGCTCCATTGTTATCATAATACAAGGCAACTGGATTAACAATGTCAGGAACCAACCTAGTTCATTAATCCAAACAACCTCTTTGTTTCCTCAAACGTGGAGGTGTACTTTTATGTAGTTATAAAATCAGTTGTTGTCTCTTATTTGGAACTCTTTTAACTTAGAGCATTAccatttataataaaacatatatttattgtATTCACTATTTTTCCaacatttcattgaaaaaatcttaattcaaataattttgaactttTAGTTTATCTTCTATATTGATGGATCCTATAGTCAAATATAGGTATCATTtccatcatatctctctcaatttGTGTCTTAGAACACATGTCTTTAGAGGGAGGTGTtccatacaaaataaataagaatccAATCTTAGATTCTTCCATGTTAAGATATTTTAGCATCTAGTTTATATACATGGATTAGGATAATCTAAGCAAACTTCTAGATCTATCTTTatattccatatatatattgcttctcttaatttctttatagAGAAATTCTTGGACAACCAAAACTTTACTAATTAAAGTAAAGATATGTAATTTCTTAACACTAATATGTcatatacatataatattagaaaaacaacACCACCCCCACTAACCTTTTTGTAAACACAAagtttatccatattttttatgaaatcaaatttgtTGATT is a window encoding:
- the LOC7459164 gene encoding serine/threonine-protein kinase WAG1; translated protein: MDIEETQLHRCPSDTDLDFSFTSTATDRTFASSSARSSLTLSFNDGLSTTTMTTTSSLHHRKCDQHWSAIKTATSLSTDGRLHLRHLKLLRHLGTGNLGRVFLCQLRDFNNANFALKVMDKDSLTKKKLSQVQMEGEILSMLDHPFLPTLYAHLEVSHYSCLLIDYCPNGDLHSLLRKQPANRLPVQAVKFFAAEVLVALEYLHSLGVVYRDLKPENILLREDGHIMLSDFDLCFKADVVPTFDRRVHRKRMAGSMRRGGDCFGTFSRRGVVEEEVVEEEFVAEPTEALSRSCVGTHEYLAPELLSGNGHGNGVDWWAFGVLVYELLYGTTPFKGGSKESTLRNIASSKHVNFHVMEGEGKGMEEAKDLIEKLLVKDPRQRLGCTKGATDIKRHPFFYGIKWPLIRNYKPPEVRGLVAKKGKSHSSGHVLGGVSSPRRKCWWRLWKKGTGGGGGGLGNLLRNKGSSPRYYLLNNNQHYNANYHHYKVRKCA